From the Leptospira inadai serovar Lyme str. 10 genome, the window AGTTCGACGATATCCACTTCCTTTTTCTTAACTTTCTTCTTTTCTTTTACCGGAGTTTCTTCCGTCAAATTCGAGACGATTTCTTCGACTTGTCGGACCGTCAGTCCTTTCTCCGCTATTTGATAAGCTAATTGCTCGGTTTTCTTTCGATCCGCAATCGCCAATAATGGACGCGCATGACCTTCCGAAATTCTTCCGTTCTTAACCAAGTCCATAACCGAATCCGGAAGCTGGAGGAGACGAATTAAGTTCGAAACCGTGGCTCTATTCTTACCGACTCTAGTTGCAACGTCGCTGATTTTTAAGCCTAGTTTATCGCATAAAGTTTTGTATGCCAAAGCTTCTTCGATCGGATTAAGATTTTCCCGCTGAATATTCTCGATCAAAGCCATTTCAAGCGCTTGGTTTTCACTGGCTTTTTTTACGACCGCAGGAATTTTCATAAAGCCCGCTAATTTACAGGCACGGTATCTTCTTTCCCCCGAAATGATCTCGTATCCGGCACCAGTTTCCTTTACTACAATAGGTTGGATGACTCCATGAGCCTTGATCGTTTCGGAAAGTTCACGCAGCGAATCTTCCGAAAAAGTTCTTCTCGGTTGGTCCGGGTTGGGTCTAATTTCGGAAAGTTTAATTTCCCGAAGCGCACCTTCCCCGCCGGCCTCTTTCAGTGCCTTCTCTTCCGAAACAGGGATGAGGTTACCTAAACCCCGCCCTAAGGCTTTGGGCTTTGCACTCATTCTTTAGTTTTTCCCGGCCACTTCTAACGCTAGATTACGGTAACTTTGAGCTCCGACGCCTTCCGGATCATATGAAAGAATCGATTTTCCGAACGAGGGAGCTTCGGATAATTTGATGTTCCTGGGAATGACAGTCGTATAAACTTTATCTTTGAAATATGCTTTTACGTCTTCCGCGACCTGCTGAGCGAGGTTGGTTCGTTTATCATACATGGTCAAAAGAACTCCTTCCAATTCTAAGGAAGGATTCAATTTTTCCTGAACGAGCGAAATAATTTTCATCAACTGAGTCAGACCTTCTAAAGCGAAATATTCCGTCTGCAAAGTAATCATCACGCTGTCGGCCGCGCACAAAGCGT encodes:
- a CDS encoding ParB/RepB/Spo0J family partition protein, with translation MSAKPKALGRGLGNLIPVSEEKALKEAGGEGALREIKLSEIRPNPDQPRRTFSEDSLRELSETIKAHGVIQPIVVKETGAGYEIISGERRYRACKLAGFMKIPAVVKKASENQALEMALIENIQRENLNPIEEALAYKTLCDKLGLKISDVATRVGKNRATVSNLIRLLQLPDSVMDLVKNGRISEGHARPLLAIADRKKTEQLAYQIAEKGLTVRQVEEIVSNLTEETPVKEKKKVKKKEVDIVELENKFRKKYSMKVDISHSSSSGKGKLSIAYPSLDALQKILDALGL